In Actinomycetota bacterium, the genomic window AGATGACCGAACGGAAGGAGGCCGCCCCCTTGGCCGACGCATGCCCCTCCTCTCCTTCCAGCCGCTCATGGATCTCGTAGGTGCTCTTGGCGAGCAGGAACAGGCCCCCGAGGAGCAGGATCAGGTCCCGCCCGGACACGTCGTGGCGGAAGACGGAGAAGAGCGGCTCCGTGAGCCCGATGATCCAGGACAGCGACAGGAGCAGCGCCACCCTCATGATCACCGCGAGCCCCAGGCCGGTGCGGATGGCCGTGTCGTGTTGGGAGCGGGGCAGCTTCCCCGCCAGGATCGAGATGAAGATCAGGTTGTCGATGCCCAGGACGACCTCGAGGGCGATCAGCGTGGTGAGAGCGATCCAGGTCTTGGGGTCGGCCAGCCATTCCATCTGCATCCGCTCCTTCGGGGGTCTCCGCGCTGCCGGAGATCATACGAGCGCAGAGCGGTCAGTCAAACGGCGGCGTTATGATCCCTCGCGACCAACGCCGCAGTGGGCGAACCGGATCCGAGGGGGACCATGAGCAAGAAGCAGGCCATCGAGGTACTCAGCCAGGTGCCGCTCTTCGCGGGGCTGTCCAAGCGGGAACTCGAGCACATCTACAAGGAGAGCGAAGAGGAGACCTTCTCCGAGGGCACCACGATCGTCCGGGAGGGAGACTCGACCGGTCGCTTCTACGTGATCCTGGACGGGACGGTCAAGGTCCAGTCGGACGGCCGGAGCAAGGGCAAGATGGGGCCGGGCGACTTCTTCGGGGAGATGTCCCTCCTGGACGGCCGCCCGCGGTCGGCGACCATCGTGGCGGCCAGCTACGTGCGCGCGAGGTCCATCGCGCCGTGGAACTTCCTGTCCATCCTCGAGGAGAACTGGCCGATCACGAAGAAGGTCCTGGCCGCGCTCAGCGAGCGCGTCCGCCGCGGGGAGAGCTCGGCGAAGCTCTAGCGGCCGCGCGGCGAGAGCGGTCGGCGTTCAGGACAGGTGAGGCTCGAGCTCCTGCACGAGAGCTTCCTTGCCCCCGAAACCGATCACCCGGTGGATCTCCTCACCGTCGCGGAACAGGAGCATCGCGGGGATCCCGCGGAAGTTGAACAGGTCCCAGACCCCCTCGTACTCGTCGACGTTCACCTTCCGGATGCGGATCCGGTCGCCCCACTCGTCCTGGAGCTGCGCGAGCACCGGCGCGATCATGCGGCACGGACCGCACCACTCGGCCCAGAAGTCCACGAGCAGGGGCACCCCGTGCCGGCTCTCGGCGTCGATATCGGCCGGCGAGATCGGCGCGATCGTCTCCTTCGAGCTCTCCCACGCCTGCTGCGTCTCCCGCTCCCGGCGCAGCACCTCGTCCGGGATGCGCTCGCCGTGCTCCCGCACCCAGGTCGAGAACTCGTCGAAGGCCGGGCCGGGCGAGTCGGCCGAACCGACGCGCTCGTTGAGCGAGGCGACGAAGGCGTTCGCCGCCTCGTTGAGGTCCGTGCCCGAGCCCCGGGCGCCGAACGCCTCGACGACCACGGACGACCCCGCCCGGGTGACGCGGGCCTCCCGGAAGATGGGCACCTGGTACTGCTCGTCCGCCGTGACCGAGTGACGGATCGACGCCTGTCGGAGCTGTCCCTCCTCCTCCTGGGCGACCTCCTCCTCGGTCAGCTGGCGTCCGTGGGTGCGCACGTACTCCATGAAGCGAGGGTGGTTCGACTCGTCGCTCAGCGCCTCGCGCAGGGAGTCGAGCAACGCGTCGAGGGCCTCGTCCTCGTTGGCACCGTGCGCGTGGGCGCCGATCCACTCGAGCGTGGCCGCGGTCGACCCGCCCTCGGGAGCGACGACGGCGTCCTTCAGCAGGGCCACCTTGAAGGTGCCGCTACCATCCGGCAGCTGGACGGTGAACTCGTGGTTGCGGTCCATATCTCCCCCTACATCGTGTGGGCACCGAGCCTACCGCCGACCCGGACCCCCTGCGTCTCCCGCCTCCTGTATCCTGGCTCCCGTGAGCAACGGCGCTCGCGACCTGGGGGTCGCGGGCGTTTTCCTTTGGGCGCAGGCGGCATCTGGGGCACCGGGAGCGAGGATGAGAGCCGAGGAACGGGACGCGTGCGGGATCGGGTTCGTCGCCCGCTCGAGCGGCGAGGCACGCCGTGACATCGTCCAAGCGGCTATCGACGCGCTCTGCCGGGTCGTCCACCGCGGAGCGGTCGCGGCGGACGATCTGACCGGTGACGGGGCCGGGATCCTCACTCCCATCCCGCAGGGGATGTTCGGCGACCGCGGTGTCGCGATGCTCTTCACGGACGGGTCCGCGCAGGCACGCGGGATCGTCGAGCAAGCGGCCGGCGAGGAAGGGCTGACCGACCTCACCTGGCGCGACGTCCCCACCGACGACGTGGCCCTGGGGGACGTTGCCCGCGCGGACATGCCCACCATCTCACAGCTCCTGTTCACCACCGACACCGACGACGCCGACGAGCGAGAGCGCAGAGCGTTCCGGGCCCGCAAGCGCGCCGAGAGGGCCGCGGCCGAGCACGGCCTCAGGCTCTACGTCCCGTCCTGGTCCTTCCGGACCGTCACCTACAAGGCGCTCGTGGCGGCTCCCCAGCTGTCGCACTTCTACCTCGACCTGGCCGACCCGGCCTTCACCGCCCCCTTCGCGATCTTCCACCAGCGCTACTCGACCAACACCCGGCCCACGTGGGAGCGCGCCCAGCCCTTCCGGTTCCTCTGCCACAACGGTGAGATCAACGCGATCGCCGGAAACATCAACCTGATGCGGGCCCGGGAGGCCCGCCTGGGCGCAGACGACCTCGCGCCGCCGGAGATCCTGTCCCCCGTCGTGGACCCGCGAGGCTCGGACTCGGCGGTCCTGGACAACGCGCTCGAACTGCTCGTGAGGGGCGGGCGGGACATCCGTCATGCGGCGGCGATGCTCGTCCCCCCGCACTGGGAGCAGAACGACAACCTGGACGAGGACCTGCGCGACTTCTACCGGTACCACTCCGCCCTCGTGGAGCCGTGGGACGGTCCGGCCGGGCTCGTGTTCACCGACGGCGTCCGGGTCGCGGCGTGCCTGGACCGCAACGGCCTGCGTCCGCTCCGCACCCAGGTCTGCGAGGACGGGCTGGTGGTCGTGTCGAGCGAGGTGGGCACGGTCGACCTGGAAGGTCACGGAAAGGTGAAGCGCGGGCGGCTCGGTCCGGGGCAGATCATCTGCGTCGACCCGACGCTGGCCGAACCCGTCCAGGGCGACGGGACGGTCCGCCGCCACCTGGCCGAGCTGCGCCCCTGGGGCGACTGGTCCAAGTCGTTCACCGCCATGGGAGCCGGGGACGCGTCCGCGAAGGTCCCCGAGGACCTCGTCTCCCGCCAGGTCGCGTTCGGCTTCACGCGCGAGGAGCTCGCGGTGATCGTGGAGCCGATGTCCAAGCAGGCCAAGGAGCCCACGTCGTCCATGGGCGACGACACGGCGAAGGCGTTCCTGTCCCCCTTCGCCCGTCCGGTCTTCAACTACTTCAAGCAGCGGTTCGCCCAGGTGACGAACCCGCCCATCGACCACCTGCGGGAGCGCCTGGTGATGTCGCTGCGCACGCTGGTGGGCCCACGCCGCCCGCTGCTCACGGAGGGCCCCGATGCGGCCGAGCTCCTCGAGTTCGACTCCTTCTTCCTGTTCCATCCGGGTGTCGACGACCTGTTCCTCGACGCACCGTGGCCGGTCGCCCACCTCGACGCCACGTTCCCGGTCGCCGGCGGACCCGACGGGCTGCGTCAGGCGATCGAGACGCTGTGCGACGGCGCCGAGGCGGCCGTCCGCGACGGCGCTGCCATCGTGGTGCTCTCCGACCAGCACATCGACGCCGACCGCGCTCCCGTCCCGTCGCTGCTATCAACCGGGGCGGTCCACCATCGCCTCGTCCGGGCGGGGATCCGCACGCTCGCCTCGATCGTCGTCGACTCCGGTGAGCCGCGGGAGACCCACCACTTCGCGTGCCTGCTGGGCTACGGGGCGGACCTGATCTGCCCCCGACTGGCGCTGGCCACGCTGGCCGACCGCGCGCAGTCGGGGATGCTCGACGGGCTCCCCGTGGCGACGGCGCTCGCCAACTACCGGGCGGCCGCCGAGGACGGGGTCCTCAAGATCATGTCGAAGATGGGCATCTCGACCCTCGACTCCTACCGCGGCGCGCAGATCTTCGAGGCCATCGGGCTGGGGAGCGAGGTGATCGAGACGTGCTTCGACGGCACCTTCTCGACCATCTGGGGGATCGGGTTCCGCGAGCTCGGGGAGGACGTGCTGAGGCGCCACGAGGCTGCCTACGGGACGCCCAAGCCGTCGCTCCCCCGCCCCGGCTTCGTGAAGTTCCGCCCGAAGGGCGAGTACCACCAGACCAACCCGGACGTCGTGAACGCGCTGCACGACACGGTCGGCGCGGGCACGAACCGCCGCGACGCGGACCTCGAGGCGGCCGCTCACGCGCTGCGCGTCGCCGTGCGCGGCGACATCGCCGAGCAGTACGAGACCTTCGCGCGGCTCGTGAACGAGCGTCCCCCGGCCGAACCGCGCGACCTGCTCGAACTGGTGGCCACCGATCCGATCCCGCTGGACGAGGTGGAACCGGCAGAGGGCATCCTGCGCCGCTTCTCCACCGGTGCGATCAGCCACGGCGCGATCAGCAAGGAGGCCCACGAGACCCTCGCCCAGGCGATGAACATGGTCGGGGGCCGGGCCAACTCGGGCGAGGGAGGCGAGGATCCGGACCGCTACCGCGATGATCGCAACTGCCGGATCAAGCAGGTCGCGTCCGGGAGGTTCGGCGTCACCCCCGAGTACTGCGTGAACGCGGACGAGCTGCAGATCAAGATCGCCCAGGGAGCCAAGCCGGGTGAGGGGGGCCAGCTCCCGGGACACAAGGTGTCCGACGAGATCGCCCGCCTGCGGCACACCCAGCCGGGCGTCTCCCTCATCTCTCCCCCGCCCCACCACGACATCTACTCGATCGAGGACCTCGCTCAGCTGATCTACGACCTGAAGCAGGTGAACCCGGAAGCGGACGTGTCCGTGAAGCTGGTGTCCTCCACCGGGGTCGGGACGATCGCCGCGGGGGTCGTGAAGGGACTGGCGGAGATCGTCCACATCGCGGGTGCGGATGGGGGCACGGGGGCGTCCCCGCTCTCCTCGATCAAGAACGCCGGGCTCCCGTGGGAGCTGGGCCTGGCCGAGACGCAGCAGGTCCTGTGCGCCGAGGGCCTGCGCGACCGGGTGAGGGTGCGGGTGGACGGCGGGTTCAAGACCGGACGCGACGTCGTGATGGCCGCGCTCCTCGGCGCGGACGAGTACTCGTTCGGGACGGCCGTCCTGCTCGCGGAGGGCTGCATCATGGTGCGCACCTGCCACCGGGACACCTGTCCGGTCGGGATAGCCACCCAGAACCCCGAGCTCCGGGCCAAGTACCAAGGGACGCCGGAGATGGTCGTCGCCTACCTCCGCTTCGTCGCCGAAGAGGCGCGGCGCATCCTCGCCTCCCTCGGGCTCCGCTCGATCGACGAGGCGATCGGGCGGGTCGACCTCCTGCGCCAGCGGGAGACCGGCGACCCACGGGCCGACGCCGTGGACCTGTCCTGGCTGCTGCGTCCGGCACCCGAGCCGCGGCGGTTCGTCTCCCACATCCCGATGCAGCGCGCCCGTTCGGCGCTCGGGAGCAAGATCGCCTCCGACGCCATCTTCGCGCTCAAGGTGGGTGAGACGGTCGAGCGCGAGTACCCCATCCGCAACGGCGACCGGACCGTGGGAGCCGAGCTGGGCGGACGGGTGGCCAAGGTGTTCGGCGAAGAAGCGCCGCTCGGGACGGCGCGGCTGCGGTTCACCGGGCAGGCCGGACAGTCCTTCGGCGCGTTCCTCACCCAGGGAGTCGAGCTGCACCTGCGCGGGGAGGCCAACGACTACGTGGGCAAGGGGATGAACGGCGGACTCATCGTGATCACCCCCCCACGCGACGACGCGGGAGACCCCGTGCTCATGGGCAACACCGTCCTGTACGGGGCGACCGGAGGCGAGCTCTACTGCGCGGGATCGGCCGGGGCGCGGTTCGCGGTCCGCAACTCGGGAGCGCTCGCGGTCGTCGAGGGAGCGGGGATGCACGCCTGCGAGTACATGACGGGGGGCTGGGTGATCATCCTCGGTCCGGTCGGGCAGAACGTCGGCGCGGGCATGACCGGGGGCCAGGCGTTCATCCACGACCCGACCGCGTCGATACGGCGCAAGATCAACCCGGAGCTCGTGTTCGCCGACCCGGTGAACCGCGACCAGATGGAGATCGTCCGAGAGTTCGTCGAGCGTCACGCCGAGCTGACCGGGTCGGCGGTCGCCCGCCGGATGCTGGGCGCGTGGGCGGATGAGGCTCCATGGTTCTGGGCCGTGCGTCCGAAGACCGACGTGGCCGCGCTCGAGGCGCGGCAGGACGGCCTGGCCCCCACCGAGGCGGAGCCGGCGGCCCTCTGAGGCCGACCTCGGACAGGCCCCCGACGGGCGGGTCTGCGAGGATGGGGTCCATGTCCCTGCTCTTCACCGGCGTCCGCCTCTTCGACGGACGGTCCTGGGCTCCCGAGCCGCTGGATGTCGTGGTCGACGACGACCACGTGTCCGGCATCGGCTCGGCCGCGCCCACGCGCTGGACCGGGCGGATCGAGGGCGGAGTCGTCCTGCCCGGCTTGGTCGACGCGCACGCGCACCTCGCCCTCGCCGACCCGTGGCAGGTGGCCAGGGCGGGGGTGACCGGCGTCCTCGACCTGGGGGCACCCCTTCACTTCGCCATCGGCTCCCACGAACCGCTGCGGTACCGGTTCTCCGGCCCGATGCTCACGAGCCCCGGCGGGTACCCCATACGCACGTGGGGAGCGGGCGGCTTCGGGCTCGAGGTCGCGACCGTCGAGCAGGCCGCCCAGGCCGCCTCGGAGCTGATCGACCACGGGGCGACCGTCGTGAAGATCGCGCTCGAGCCGCGTGAGGGAGACGTGATACCGGAGGGTCGGCTCCGGGCGATCGTGGACACCGCCCACGCGCGGGGCGTCCGTGTCGTCGCCCACGCGGTGCTCACCGGTGCGGTGTGCGCGGCTCTCGACGCCGGGGTGGACATCCTGGCCCACGTGCCGGTGGAGCGACTGGACGAGCAGGTCGTGGCGGACATCGCCTCGCGCGGGGTGGCCGTGATCTCGACCATCTGTGCGCAGGGGGCCACGCCCGCGGTCGAGGACAACGCCCGCGCGATGGCGGAGGCCGGAGTTCGGATCGTGTACGGGACGAACCTCGGGATGCGGGAGAGCCCCTACCTCGACATCGAGGAGCTGCGGTGCCTGGCCGCGGTCACCGGCAGCGAGGAGGGGGCCCTCCGCGCAGCCACGACCGACGCGGCCGAGGTGGCCGGGGTGTCGTCGGGGGTGCACCCGGGAGCCCCCGCGGACCTGGTATGGCTCCCTTCCTTCGAAGACCTAGCGGATCTGAAGGGTCCGAAGCGGGTCTGGATCGGCGGACGCGAGGTCGAGTGAGGGTCCCCTAGCCCCACTGGGAGGCCAGCGCCCGCTGCTCCTCGGGGGTGGTCCCCATCCGCCCGCGCCACAGGTCCCCGACGATCTCCCCACTCTGCAGGTGCTCGTCGACGATCCGCGGGACGTCGTCGGGCGTGACGTAGCCGTACCAGTCGCCGCCCGGGTACACGAGGACGTTCGCGGCCAAGGAGTGCTGGCCCACGTGGCTCGTCCGCCGCACCGTCACCTCGTCCTCGAGCCCGCGCTCCTGCAGGAGGTCGCGGAACCGGCGAGCCACGGGAGGCCCGCATCGGCCGCACCGGACGTCGCGGTTGGCGTGGATGCAGACGAACACGTGCTTGCCCCGGAGCTCGGTGTGCTCGAGCCGGTCGGACGGACGGTCCGACACGAGGTGGTCCTCGACGAAGGCGGGGATGTCCGGGTCGCGGACGGCGACGTAGCGGACCGCGTCCGGGAAGACGAGCAGGTCGTACCCCTCCCCGCGCACCGGGGGCTCGTCGCACGCGGTGACCTTGACCGTCCGCGCGATCCGGTCCCCCGCACCGGCGATGGCCTCGGAGAGGGCCTGGACGAAGCCGCCGTCCTCCTCGATATGGCCGGGCCACCCGACCCGGCCCGTGCAGACGAAGATGTGGCGCTCGTAGAGCTTGACCGTACCCGGGAGGGGCTCCCGGGGCTCCCCCGACGGTGACAGGCTCATCGGGCCAGCTCCTCGAACTCGTACACCCGGGCGCGGATCTGGCCGAGGCTCGACCGCCAGGTGGCCACCGAGGCGAAGTCGATGTCGAAGCGGCGTCCGAGCTCGGCCGCGTCGGCCAGCCCCGTGCACGAGAGGAGCTCGTCATAGCCGGCTCGGAAGCCCTCTGGGTCCTGGGTGTAGCGGGCGTAGAGGGCGAGCCCGAACAGCATCCCGAAGGTGTACGGCCAGTTGTAGAACGACGAGCTGTAGTAGTGCGGCTTCGCCGCCCACATGTAGGGGTGCAGGGCGTCGGGGGCGAGACCGTCCCCGTAGGTCTGGCGCTGCGCCTCGAGCATGGTCTCCTTCAGCTCGGAGACCGACAGGTCGCGAGAGCGCCGGCGCTCGAACACAGCGCTCTCGAACAGGAACCTGCTGTGGATGTCGACGACGATCTGGCAGGCTCCCTGCAGCTCTGCCTCCAGGATGGCCAGCTTCTCGTCTCCCGCGGCGTCGGCGAGCATCGCGTTCGTGACGATCGTCTGGCAGAAGATGCTGGCCGTCTCCGCGAGCGCCATCGGGGTGCGCCGGTTCATCTCCGTGCGGGAGGCGAGCTGGACGTTGTGGTAGGCGTGGCCGAGCTCGTGGGCGAGGGTCGAGACCGAGTTGAACGAGTCGGTATGGTTCAGCAGGACCCGGGACTCGTCGGCGCGCAGCGACATGCAGAAGGCGCCGTCGCGCTTCCCCGGGCGCGGCTCCGCATCGATCCAGCGCTCGTCGAACGCCCGACGGGCGAGGGCGGCCAGGGAGTCGGAGTAGGACCCGAACCGTTCCAGGATGAAGCCCGTCGCATCGGTGTAGGCCCAGCTACGCCCCTCGGCTCCCAGGGGTGCGAACAGGTCGAACCACGGCAGGGAGTCGCGCCCGAGCAGGCGCGCCTTCGCCTTCAGGTAGCGGCGCAGGTCGGGGAACGACTCCGTCACGGCCTCCTGCATGGCCTCGAGCGTCGTACGGTCGACGTTGTTGGCGAACAGGGCGGGCTCGAGGGAGTCGGGCCAGCCCCGCCGCTCGTTGAGGACGTTGTGCCAGCCCTTGATCGAGTTGATGGCCGCAGCGACCGGTACCTCCACCGTCTCCCAGGTCGCGAGCTCCGCCCGGTAGGCCGCCTCCCGGACGCGGGCGTCGGGGTCGGCCGCCAACGCCCGGACCGCGCTCATCGGGAGCCGGACCTGGCCGTCGCTCGGATGATCGAGCTCGACGAGCAGGCGCGAGGTGATGTCCCCGTGCAGCCGGCCCCACGGGGTGGGTCCGGCGGGGGCCAGGGAGGCGGCCAGGTCCTCCTCCGGCTCGCTCATCTGACGGCGGGCGCCCTCGGCCGCCTTGCGCAGCGCGAACGCGTGCTCCCGCGCCACCTCCGAACCGGCCAGCACCGCGTCGAGGTCCGACGTCCCGATCCAGGCCTCGAAGCGCTTCCCGAGCTTCGCCAGCTCG contains:
- a CDS encoding thioredoxin domain-containing protein; this encodes MDRNHEFTVQLPDGSGTFKVALLKDAVVAPEGGSTAATLEWIGAHAHGANEDEALDALLDSLREALSDESNHPRFMEYVRTHGRQLTEEEVAQEEEGQLRQASIRHSVTADEQYQVPIFREARVTRAGSSVVVEAFGARGSGTDLNEAANAFVASLNERVGSADSPGPAFDEFSTWVREHGERIPDEVLRRERETQQAWESSKETIAPISPADIDAESRHGVPLLVDFWAEWCGPCRMIAPVLAQLQDEWGDRIRIRKVNVDEYEGVWDLFNFRGIPAMLLFRDGEEIHRVIGFGGKEALVQELEPHLS
- a CDS encoding cyclic nucleotide-binding domain-containing protein gives rise to the protein MSKKQAIEVLSQVPLFAGLSKRELEHIYKESEEETFSEGTTIVREGDSTGRFYVILDGTVKVQSDGRSKGKMGPGDFFGEMSLLDGRPRSATIVAASYVRARSIAPWNFLSILEENWPITKKVLAALSERVRRGESSAKL
- a CDS encoding sucrase/ferredoxin-like family protein; this encodes MSLSPSGEPREPLPGTVKLYERHIFVCTGRVGWPGHIEEDGGFVQALSEAIAGAGDRIARTVKVTACDEPPVRGEGYDLLVFPDAVRYVAVRDPDIPAFVEDHLVSDRPSDRLEHTELRGKHVFVCIHANRDVRCGRCGPPVARRFRDLLQERGLEDEVTVRRTSHVGQHSLAANVLVYPGGDWYGYVTPDDVPRIVDEHLQSGEIVGDLWRGRMGTTPEEQRALASQWG
- the gltB gene encoding glutamate synthase large subunit, whose amino-acid sequence is MRAEERDACGIGFVARSSGEARRDIVQAAIDALCRVVHRGAVAADDLTGDGAGILTPIPQGMFGDRGVAMLFTDGSAQARGIVEQAAGEEGLTDLTWRDVPTDDVALGDVARADMPTISQLLFTTDTDDADERERRAFRARKRAERAAAEHGLRLYVPSWSFRTVTYKALVAAPQLSHFYLDLADPAFTAPFAIFHQRYSTNTRPTWERAQPFRFLCHNGEINAIAGNINLMRAREARLGADDLAPPEILSPVVDPRGSDSAVLDNALELLVRGGRDIRHAAAMLVPPHWEQNDNLDEDLRDFYRYHSALVEPWDGPAGLVFTDGVRVAACLDRNGLRPLRTQVCEDGLVVVSSEVGTVDLEGHGKVKRGRLGPGQIICVDPTLAEPVQGDGTVRRHLAELRPWGDWSKSFTAMGAGDASAKVPEDLVSRQVAFGFTREELAVIVEPMSKQAKEPTSSMGDDTAKAFLSPFARPVFNYFKQRFAQVTNPPIDHLRERLVMSLRTLVGPRRPLLTEGPDAAELLEFDSFFLFHPGVDDLFLDAPWPVAHLDATFPVAGGPDGLRQAIETLCDGAEAAVRDGAAIVVLSDQHIDADRAPVPSLLSTGAVHHRLVRAGIRTLASIVVDSGEPRETHHFACLLGYGADLICPRLALATLADRAQSGMLDGLPVATALANYRAAAEDGVLKIMSKMGISTLDSYRGAQIFEAIGLGSEVIETCFDGTFSTIWGIGFRELGEDVLRRHEAAYGTPKPSLPRPGFVKFRPKGEYHQTNPDVVNALHDTVGAGTNRRDADLEAAAHALRVAVRGDIAEQYETFARLVNERPPAEPRDLLELVATDPIPLDEVEPAEGILRRFSTGAISHGAISKEAHETLAQAMNMVGGRANSGEGGEDPDRYRDDRNCRIKQVASGRFGVTPEYCVNADELQIKIAQGAKPGEGGQLPGHKVSDEIARLRHTQPGVSLISPPPHHDIYSIEDLAQLIYDLKQVNPEADVSVKLVSSTGVGTIAAGVVKGLAEIVHIAGADGGTGASPLSSIKNAGLPWELGLAETQQVLCAEGLRDRVRVRVDGGFKTGRDVVMAALLGADEYSFGTAVLLAEGCIMVRTCHRDTCPVGIATQNPELRAKYQGTPEMVVAYLRFVAEEARRILASLGLRSIDEAIGRVDLLRQRETGDPRADAVDLSWLLRPAPEPRRFVSHIPMQRARSALGSKIASDAIFALKVGETVEREYPIRNGDRTVGAELGGRVAKVFGEEAPLGTARLRFTGQAGQSFGAFLTQGVELHLRGEANDYVGKGMNGGLIVITPPRDDAGDPVLMGNTVLYGATGGELYCAGSAGARFAVRNSGALAVVEGAGMHACEYMTGGWVIILGPVGQNVGAGMTGGQAFIHDPTASIRRKINPELVFADPVNRDQMEIVREFVERHAELTGSAVARRMLGAWADEAPWFWAVRPKTDVAALEARQDGLAPTEAEPAAL
- a CDS encoding amidohydrolase family protein; the encoded protein is MSLLFTGVRLFDGRSWAPEPLDVVVDDDHVSGIGSAAPTRWTGRIEGGVVLPGLVDAHAHLALADPWQVARAGVTGVLDLGAPLHFAIGSHEPLRYRFSGPMLTSPGGYPIRTWGAGGFGLEVATVEQAAQAASELIDHGATVVKIALEPREGDVIPEGRLRAIVDTAHARGVRVVAHAVLTGAVCAALDAGVDILAHVPVERLDEQVVADIASRGVAVISTICAQGATPAVEDNARAMAEAGVRIVYGTNLGMRESPYLDIEELRCLAAVTGSEEGALRAATTDAAEVAGVSSGVHPGAPADLVWLPSFEDLADLKGPKRVWIGGREVE
- a CDS encoding M3 family oligoendopeptidase, whose product is MSATVSVSPLRWDMSVVFPSLDSPDFADGFEDVVRGVGELRDLYDRLGVRAGGDAPASAVEEAIERTNDLSSRVRTLVAYVSAFVTTDSRDETAQARMSELQVHLVELAKLGKRFEAWIGTSDLDAVLAGSEVAREHAFALRKAAEGARRQMSEPEEDLAASLAPAGPTPWGRLHGDITSRLLVELDHPSDGQVRLPMSAVRALAADPDARVREAAYRAELATWETVEVPVAAAINSIKGWHNVLNERRGWPDSLEPALFANNVDRTTLEAMQEAVTESFPDLRRYLKAKARLLGRDSLPWFDLFAPLGAEGRSWAYTDATGFILERFGSYSDSLAALARRAFDERWIDAEPRPGKRDGAFCMSLRADESRVLLNHTDSFNSVSTLAHELGHAYHNVQLASRTEMNRRTPMALAETASIFCQTIVTNAMLADAAGDEKLAILEAELQGACQIVVDIHSRFLFESAVFERRRSRDLSVSELKETMLEAQRQTYGDGLAPDALHPYMWAAKPHYYSSSFYNWPYTFGMLFGLALYARYTQDPEGFRAGYDELLSCTGLADAAELGRRFDIDFASVATWRSSLGQIRARVYEFEELAR